From Girardinichthys multiradiatus isolate DD_20200921_A chromosome 19, DD_fGirMul_XY1, whole genome shotgun sequence:
TACAAATAAGCTTCTGAGTACCATTAGATGTGGTTTCATAAGAACAGGGTTTCTTTTGCCACTTGAAGGTGTAGCTTACCTCCTCCTGCTCTGTAAGCTTTGTAAAGAATTCATCCACGTTGTCAACAGCGTTTCCATTTTCCAGTCGCTCAAAGACTCGGTCGATAAATTTTGTGTCATTTGAGATGTCTGAGCTCAGCAGTAACTGTGCTACCTGAGAGGGTGACAGTTCTGACAAGGCTTGGGCCTGCAAAAATAGAAAGCAAGAATTCAGGTAGAAGTTATTGTAAAGCGTCAGGGTGGAAAAGTCTGTAGAGCCCCATAAACCAATAAACTCTGCTAGTTACTCACACTGGAGAAGTTTGGATTGAAGGTTTGCAAATCCTCTATGGTTGCAAAAGCAGAGAAATTGCCAAGGTTGGCCTGCAGCCAGAGTTGACTACCATCGGCAGAGGACACACAACCTGGGTCTGCAATATTACAGGAAGTCAGAACACTGCCTTGTTAAAACCACATGCAATCAATACATTACCAAGGAGACCCTGGGAGACTGCCTTTACCTGGCAAATCTTTTCTGGAAAGGAACGGTCGGATGAAGTGAGTAAACACTGTTCGCTTTCTGTTGTTGTCCATCAATGGGCTTTGGTTGCTGAATGCCTCAAGGCTACAATTTGAGCAAAGGATTTTAACGTCAAATGAATGTGCTAATTTCTTACAGATATTGTGTACGGTCATGCAATAAGTCTCGCATCTACTTACACAAGCTGATATGTCTGGCAGCTGAAGTTGTAGGTGCCAAGGCAGGAGAGGAAATTTGTTGACGGGGAGGCCAGGAACGGACGGAGCTCCATCTGGAACCTACTTCTAATGGCATCCTTACTCTTCAGTTCATCCTGAGTAAGCTTTTTAACGACCACTTCTCCCAGAGCATCAAGTGCATTGGAATAGGCAGAGCTCATGGTGGTGGGGGCCTAGAATTTGGGGAAAAATTGGTTGGATGTAGAAATGACACCAAGAAGCGTTGAGTATTTGGAAATGATCTCACTGGATATACCATGGTGGCGAACATGTCAAGAGCCTGGCTGAGTATGGGAGAAGCTTTGTGGAAAAGAAGCTGCCAAACTTCCACCACATATGGCTTGTTGCTTTCCACAGAGCATGTCAGGAGTGTGGCCAAGTTGCCTGCTGTGAAGTTTGTTGGCTAAAGAAGAAATCAAGCAAACTTTGAGCATGTGGGCTTTTTCCACATTATACTACAGCAAAGAGCAAAATGTTGTCTTGGATTTACAGCTTGCACAAAAACATCTTACTGTGGTACAGGCATGTTCAATGATGGTAAAATTGCACACGGCTGACGTGGAATTGTTATCCTCCAGTGTCTTCTGGAGTTGAGAGCTGTGCAAAGTAACGATAAATACATTGTAGCTTTGGTTACATGTTGTAAAGTAACTTGCTAACTCAGCATCAGACAAGACATTGATCCTCTTACCTGTCTACCCCCCAGCAGATGAGCATTTCTATAAAAACACCAGAGATGTGTATCATGTATTGGTATTTGACAAATGCTGTTGTTTCATCAATTTATAAATCAGGGATATTCAGGAGACTTACCATCAACATGTGTCTCTTTGCACTGGGGACAAACAATGCAACAATTGTTAGATTAGGGGCAAAAGCTATACAACATTATAGAACCCGGGCATCACTGCCATTACTAAGGTAATGTGCCACACTTTAGTCTCTTAAATGAACATGACATGGTGGATATATTGTGTGTAATGCACCTCTGAACCTGGGCTTACCGTGAAAGAATCAAGTTCTGCACAATCtgtttgaaagaaaacacaaattagACACAACATCAATATGTATTTTAATCTAGCAGTGGTACTGGGCTTTTCTGAAGGAATTTGTCAGCAAAGCATTCTCCACACATACCTGGGAAGGTCTCCTGTAGTGATTCCAAGCTAGCTCTCACGTCCATTGAAATGCCCAGTGGCAGGAATTCCAGGCTTTCCATTAGACCAGTGactctgaaaagaaaaacacagtaatTATTGGGACTAGTATGGAACCATACTTTGATGTGGATCAAACCCAAAGACTCAGATTCCTGTCTTACATAGCTTCGTAGGATTCACAGCTGATGTTACTGGGTATCACCCGCAGGCTGTCAGGATGGAGGCTTGCTATGACAGGAACCAAATAGACCTGGAACCACAGCTCATAGTCTTCTACTTCAAAGGAGACAAATTTAGGAGCGAGGCCGTTCAAAGTCAGGTTTAAGATGGTCTCTCGTACAGCCGCATTTAGGATGAAGGTTGTGTTTGTCTGCAAACAAAAGAATGCAAATTGTAGCTCAGGAGGAGTTTTTATTGAGATAAAATCCTGCAAATAGATCAGGAAGCTCTGTGGCAAAGCTTTGGActctgcttttattaaaaccatGACCAGAGATTTCTTGGCCAACATTTGATCCAACAGTTGTACCAAATATGCAttacttcagtttgtttttgaccTCTTTTAAGCACCGCATGAGTCCAAAGCAAGAGATCTATGGCCtgatatttaatatatatatatatcaatataaAATGTGGGACAAATATGGCAAAGTTAAAGTTTGGCATTTACCTGCTGGAGGATCTGTGTGAACACTTGGAAAAACTGACCAAGCTGCTCTTCATCACCAGACTCTGTCAGGTTTGTGAGCACCTCCTTTACAAGGATGGCATCTTCCAGACCACCGCTGTCTGGATCCATTATCAGCTCAGCTTTCTGTGTTGGTGAAAGAACATTCACGAGTGCTCCCTGATGAGACAAACAAAGGGAACACATGAATTTCTGTTCTCTTGGACATGACACACCAAGCCGTGTGTGGACCAGCCACAAAGTGGAGATCGTGCTCTTGTTCTTAGAGAAGATCTACAGTAGGATGTCTAACTTACCAGAGAGAGGTTGAAGAATTTGAGCTCAGAATATGTTATGTATGGAGAAAATGGACCCAGGTTTGTTTCAATCCATTGGGCATCAGTCTTGATTCCTGTCCTGCAATCTAAAGCACATGTATGCACATTTGAACTTTGCTTTCTTCAaacaatttctttcatttttgtcttAATCAGTATTAGTTGTATTTTATACCAATAACAAAGCAATGACAAAGTGACCACAGTGTTATATGGCAGACCTACCTGGCTGGTTGATGACAGCGGCAGAGTCTTGCAGGTATTCCAGTAAAACATCTGCAATTTCTTGCAGTCTTTGCTGAGGTATGGCAGAGACAACCTTGGCCATCCCACTCACACTGCAAAGATTGGAACAAATCTTTCAGACACTGTCCCTTGAGAGTACTCTGTAGATTGGAGCATTCAAGTCTTGATTGTACTTAAAATCCAACTCACATGATGTGATAGTTTGTGCAGTTCATGTTGGTAGTTACACCTCGGAGCATTTCTGGAGTGAAACTTGCAAGGACGGGGACCAGTTTGACATGGAACCAACCAAAAAAGTCCTGTTCAGTGAACTCTGGGAAAGAGGGACTGATGATGATGTAGGTCTTGTTCATAATGCGATCCCTCACGTCAGCCTGGAACTCTGGGACCTTACAAAGTATGACATGAGAGAAATCCAACACCACTAAGTTGCTATGATGCAAGTCCACCATACAGTATTTTTCAAAGGTTGCAAAAACAGGAGCGTTCTATGAATCATTGCACGTTATGATTTTGGAGGCTACAAATAAGCTTCTGAGTACCATTAGATGTGGTTTCATAAGAACAGGGTTTCTTTTGCCACTTGAAGGTGTAGCTTACCTCCTCCTGCTCTGTAAGCTTTGTAAAGAATTCATCCACGTTGTCAACAGCGTTTCCATTTTCCAGTCGCTCAAAGACTCGGTCGATAAATTTTGTGTCATTTGAGATGTCTGAGCTCAGCAGTAACTGTGCTACCTGAGAGGGTGACAGTTCTGACAAGGCTTGGGCCTGCAAAAATAGAAAGCAAGAATTCAGGTAGAAGTTATTGTAAAGCTTCAGGGTGGAAAAGTCTGTAGAGCCCCATAAACCAATAAACTCTGCTAGTTACTCACACTGGAGAAGTTTGGATTGAAGGTTTGCAAATCCTCTATGGTTGCAAAAGCAGAGAAATTGCCAAGGTTGGCCTGCAGCCAGAGTTGACTACCATCGGCAGAGGACACACAACCTGGGTCTGCAATATTACAGGAAGTCAGAACACTGCCTTGTTAAAACCACATGCAATCAACACATTACCAAGGAGACCCTGGGAGACTGCCTTTACCTGGCAAATCTTTTCTGGAAAGGAACGGTCGGATGAAGTGAGTAAACACTGCTCGCTTTCTGTTGTTGTCCATCAATGGGCTTTGGTTGCTGAATGCCTCAAGGCTACAATTTGAGCAAAGGATTTTAACGTCAAATGAATGTGCTAATTTCTTACAGATATTGTGTACGGTCATGCAATAAGTCTCGCATCTACTTACACAAGCTGATATGTCTGGCAGCTGAAGTTGTAGGTGCCAAGGCAGGAGAGGAAATTTGTTGACGGGGAGGCCAGGAACGGACGGAGCTCCATCTGGAACCTACTTCTAATGGCATCCTTACTCTTCAGTTCATCCTGAGTAAGCTTTTTAACTACCACTTCTCCCAGAGCATCAAGTGCATTGGAATAAGCAGAGTTCATGGTGGTGGGGTCCTAGAATGTGGGGAAAAATTGGTTGGATGTAGAAATGACACCAAGAAGCGTTGAGTATTTGGAAATGATCTCACTGGATATACCATGGTGGCGAACATGTCAAGAGCCTGGCTGAGTACGGGAGAAGCTTTGTGGAAAAGAAGCTGCCAAACTTCCACCACATATGGCTTGTTGCTTTCCACAGAGCATGTCAGGAGTGTGGCCAAGTTGCCTGCTGTGAGGTTTGTTGGCTAAAGAAGAAATCAAGCAAACTTTGAGCATGTGGGCCTTTTCCACATTATACTACAGCAAAGAGCAAAATGTTGTCTTGGATTTACAGCTTGCACAAAAACATCTTACTGTGGTACAGGCATGTTCAATGATGGTAAAATTGCACACGGCTGACGTGGAATTGTTATCCTCCAGTGTCTTCTGGAGTTGAGAGCTGTGCAAAGTAACGATAAATACATTGTAGCTTTGGTTACATGTTGTAAAGTAACTTGCTAACTCAGCATCAGACAAGACATTGATCCTCTTACCTGTCTACCCCCCAGCAGATGAGCATTTCTATAAAAACACCAGAGATGTGTATCATGTATTGGTATTTGACAAATGCTGTTGTTTCATCAATTTATAAATCAGGGATATTCAGGAGACTTACCATCAACATGTGTCTCTTTGCACTGGGGACAAACAATGCAACAATTGTTAGATTAGCGGCAAAAGCTATACAACATTATAGAACCCGGGCATCACTGCCATTACTAAGGTAATGTGCCACACTTTAGTCTCTTAAATGAACATGACATGGTGGATATATTGTGTGTAATGCACCTCTGAACCTGGGCTTACCGTGAAAGAATCAAGTTCTGCACAATCtgtttgaaagaaaacacaaattagACACAACATCAATATGTATTTTAATCTAGCAGTGGTACTGGGCTTTTCTGAAGGAATTTGTCAGCAAAGCATTCTCCACACATACCTGGGAAGGTCTCCTGTAGTGATTCCAAGCTAGCTCTCACGTCCATTGAAATGCCCAGTGGCAGGAATTCCAGGCTTTCCATTAGACCAGTGactctgaaaagaaaaacacagtaatTATTGGGACTAGTATGGAACCATACTTTGATGTGGATCAAACCCAAAGACTCAGATTCCTGTCTTACATAGCTTCGTAGGATTCACAACTGATGTTACTGGGTATCACCCGCAGGCTGTCAGGATGGAGGCTTGCTATGACAGGAACCAAATAGACCTGGAACCACAGCTCATAGTCTTCTACTTCAAAGGAGACAAATTTAGGAGCGAGGCCGTTCAAAGTCAGGTTTAAGATGGTCTCTCGTACAGCCGCATTTAGGATGAAGGTTGTGTTTGTCTGCAAACAAAAGAATGCAAATTGTAGCTCAGGAGGAGATTTTATTGAGATAAAATCCTGCAAATAGATCAGGAAGGTCTGTGACAAAGCTTTGGActctgcttttattaaaaccatGACCAGAGATTTCTTGGCCAACATTTGATCCAACAGTTGTACCAAATATGCAttacttcagtttgtttttgaacTCTTTTAAGCACCGCATGAGTCCAAAGCAAGAGATCTATGGCCtgatatttaatatatatatatatatcaatataaAATGTGGGACAAATATGGCAAAGTTAAAGTTTGGCATTTACCTGCTGGAGGATCTGTGTGAACACTTGGAAAAACTGACCAAGCTGCTCTTCATCACCAGACTCTGTCAGGTTTGTGAGCACCTCCTTTACAAGGATGGCATCTTCCAGACCACCGCTGTCTGGATCCATTATCAGCTCAGCTTTCTGTGTTGGTGAAAGAACATTCACGAGTGCTCCCTGATGAGACAAACAAAGGGAACACATGAATTTCTGTTCTCTTGGACATGACACACCAAGCCGTGTGTGGACCAGCCACAAAGTGGAGATCGTGCTCTTGTTCTTAGAGAAGATCTACAGTAGGATGTCTAACTTACCAGAGAGAGGTTGAAGAATTTGAGCTCAGAATATGTTATGTATGGAGAAAATGGACCCAGGTTTGTTTCAATCCATTGGGCATCAGTCTTGATTCCTGTCCTGCAATCTAAAGCACATGTATGCACATTTGAACTTTGCTTTCTTCAaacaatttctttcatttttgtcttAATCAGTATTAGTAGTATTTTATACCAATAACAAAGCAATGACAAAGTGACCACAGTGTTATATGGCAGACCTACCTGGCTGGTTGATGACAGCGGCAGAGTCTTGCAGGTATTCCAGTAAAACATCTGCAATTTCTTGCAGTCTTTGCTGAGGTATGGCAGAGACAACCTTGGCCATCCCACTCACACTGCAAAGATTGGAACAAATCTTTCAGACACTGTCCCTTGAGAGTACTCTGTAGATTGGAGCATTCAAGTCTTGATTGTACTTAAAATCCAACTCACATGATGTGATAGTTTGTGCAGTTCATGTTGGTAGTTACACCTCGGAGCATTTCTGGAGTGAAACTTGCAAGGACGGGGACCAGTTTGACATGGAACCAACCAAAAAAGTCCTGTTCAGTGAACTCTGGGAAAGAGGGACTGATGATGATGTAGGTCTTGTTCATAATGCGATCCCTCACGTCAGCTTGGAACTCTGGGACCTTACAAAGTATGACATGAGAGAAATCCAACACCACTAAGTTGCTATGATGCAAGTCCACCATACAGTATTTTTCAAAGGTTGCAAAAACAGGAGCGTTCTATGAATCATTGCACGTTATGATTTTGGAGGCTACAAATAAGCTTCTGAGTACCATTAGATGTGGTTTCATAAGAACAGGGTTTCTTTTGCCACTTGAAGGTGTAGCTTACCTCCTCCTGCTCTGTAAGCTTTGTAAAGAATTCATCCACGTTGTCAACAGCGTTTCCATTTTCCAGTCGCTCAAAGACTCGGTCGATAAATTTTGTGTCATTTGAGATGTCTGAGCTCAGCAGTAACTGTGCTACCTGAGAGGGTGACAGTTCTGACAAGGCTTGGGCCTGCAGAAATAGAAAGCAAGAATTCAGGTAGAAGTTATTGTAAAGCGTCAGGGTGGAAAAGTCTGTAGAGCCCCATAAACCAATAAACTCTGCTAGTTACTCACACTGGAGAAGTTTGGATTGAAGGTTTGCAAATCCTCTATGGTTGCAAAAGCAGAGAAATTGCCAAGGTTGGCCTGCAGCCAGAGTTGACTACCATCGGCAGAGGACACACAACCTGGGTCTGCAATATTACAGGAAGTCAGAACACTGCCTTGTTAAAACCACATGCAATCAACACATTACCAAGGAGACCCTGGGAGACTGCCTTTACCTGGCAAATCTTTTCTGGAAAGGAACGGTCGGATGAAGTGAGTAAACACTGTTCGCTTTCTGTTGTTGTCCATCAATGGGCTTTGGTTGCTGAATGCCTCAAGGCTACAATTTGAGTAAAGGATTTTAACGTCAAATGAATGAACTAATTTCTTACAGATATTGTGTACGGTCATGCAATAAGTCTCGCATCTACTTACACAAGCTGATATGTCTGGCAGCTGAAGTTGTAGGTGCCAAGGCAGGAGAGGAAATTTGTTGACGGGGAGGCCAGGAACGGACGGAGCTCCATCTGGAACCTACTTCTAATGGCATCCTTACTCTTCAGTTGATCCTGAGTAAGCTTTTTAACTACCACTTCTCCCAGAGCATCAAGTGCATTGGAATAAGCAGAGCTCATGGTGGTGGGGGCCTAGAATTTGGGGAAAAATTGGTTGGATGTAGAAATGACACCAAGAAGCGTTGAGTATTTGGAAATGATCTCACTGGATATACCATGGTGGCGAACATGTCAAGAGCCTGGCTGAGTACGGGAGAAGCTTTGTGGAAAAGAAGCTGCCAAACTTCCACCACATATGGCTTGTTGCTTTCCACAGAGCATGTCAGGAGTGTGGCCAAGTTGCCTGCTGTGAGGTTTGTTGGCTAAAGAAGAAATCAAGCAAACTTTGAGCATGTGGGCTTTTTCCACATTATACTACAGCAAAGAGCAAAATGTTGTCTTGGATTTACAGCTTGCACAAAAACATCTTACTGTGGTACAGGCATGTTCAATGATGGTAAAATTGCACACGGCTGACGTGGAATTGTTATCCTCCAGTGTCTTCTGGAGTTGAGAGCTGTGCAAAGTAACGATAAATACATTGTAGCTTTGGTTACATGTTGTAAAGTAACTTGCTAACTCAGCATCAGACAAGACATTGATCCTCTTACCTGTCTACCCCCCAGCAGATGAGCATTTCTATAAAAACACCAGAGATGTGTATCATGTATTGGTATTTGACAAATGCTGTTGTTTCATCAATTTATAAATCAGGGATATTCAGGAGACTTACCATCAACATGTGTCTCTTTGCACTGGGGACAAACAATGCAACAATTGTTAGATTAGCGGCAAAAGCTATACAACATTATAGAACCCGGGCATCACTGCCATTACTAAGGTAATGTGCCACACTTTAGTCTCTTAAATGAACATGACATGGTGGATATATTGTGTGTAATGCACCTCTGAACCTGGGCTTACCGTGAAAGAATCAAGTTCTGCACAATCtgtttgaaagaaaacacaaattagACACAACATCAATATGTATTTTAATCTAGCAGTGGTACTGGGCTTTTCTGAAGGAATTTGTCAGCAAAGCATTCTCCACACATACCTGGGAAGGTCTCCTGTAGTGATTCCAAGCTAGCTCTCACGTCCATTGAAATGCCCAGTGGCAGGAATTCCAGGCTTTCCATTAGACCAGTGactctgaaaagaaaaacacagtaatTATTGGGACTAGTATGGAACCATACTTTGATGTGGATCAAACCCAAAGACTCAGATTCCTGTCTTACATAGCTTCGTAGGATTCACAACTGATGTTACTGGGTATCACCCGCAGGCTGTCAGGATGGAGGCTTGCTATGACAGGAACCAAATAGACCTGGAACCACAGCTCATAGTCTTCTACTTCAAAGGAGACAAATTTAGGAGCGAGGCCGTTCAAAGTCAGGTTTAAGATGGTCTCTCGTACAGCCGCATTTAGGATGAAGGTTGTGTTTGTCTGCAAACAAAAGAATGCAAATTGTAGCTCAGGAGGAGATTTTATTGAGATAAAATCCTGCAAATAGATCAGGAAGGTCTGTGACAAAGCTTTGGActctgcttttattaaaaccatGACCAGAGATTTCTTGGCCAACATTTGATCCAACAGTTGTACCAAATATGCAttacttcagtttgtttttgaacTCTTTTAAGCACCGCATGAGTCCAAAGCAAGAGATCTATGGCCtgatatttaatatatatatatatcaatataaAATGTGGGACAAATATGGCAAAGTTAAAGTTTGGCATTTACCTGCTGGAGGATCTGTGTGAACACTTGGAAAAACTGACCAAGCTGCTCTTCATCACCAGACTCTGTCAGGTTTGTGAGCACCTCCTTTACAAGGATGGCATCTTCCAGACCACCGCTGTCTGGATCCATTATCAGCTCAGCTTTCTGTGTTGGTGAAAGAACATTCACGAGTGCTCCCTGATGAGACAAACAAAGGGAACACATGAATTTCTGTTCTCTTGGACATGACACACCAAGCCGTGTGTGGACCAGCCACAAAGTGGAGATCGTGCTCTTGTTCTTAGAGAAGATCTACAGTAGGATGTCTAACTTACCAGAGAGAGGTTGAAGAATTTGAGCTCAGAATATGTTATGTATGGAGAAAATGGACCCAGGTTTGTTTCAATCCATTGGGCATCAGTCTTGATTCCTGTCCTGCAATCTAAAGCACATGTATGCACATTTGAACTTTGCTTTCTTCAaacaatttctttcatttttgtcttAATCAGTATTAGTAGTATTTTATACCAATAACAAAGCAATGACAAAGTGACCACAGTGTTATATGGCAGACCTACCTGGCTGGTTGATGACAGCGGCAGAGTCTTGCAGGTATTCCAGTAAAACCTCTGCAATTTCTTGCAATCTTTGCTGAGGTATGGCAGAGACAACCTTGGCCATCCCACTCACACTGCAAAGATTGGAACAAATCTTTCAGACACTGTCCCTTGAGAGTACTCTGTAGATTGGAGCATTCAAGTCTTGATTGTACTTAAAATCCAACTCACATGATGTGATAGTTTGTGCAGTTCATGTTGGTAGTTACACCTCGGAGCATTTCTGGAGTGAAACTTGCAAGGACGGGGACCAGTTTGACATGGAACCAACCAAAAAAGTCCTGTTCAGTGAACTCTGGGAAAGAGGGACTGATGATGATGTAGGTCTTGTTCATAATGCGATCCCTCACGTCAGCCTGGAACTCTGGGACCTTACAAAGTATGACATGAGAGAAATCCAACACCACTAAGTTGCTATGATGCAAGTCCACCATACAGTATTTTTCAAAGGTTGCAAAAACAGGAGCGTTCTATGAATCATTGCACGTTATGATTTTGGAGGCTACAAATAAGCTTCTGAGTACCATTAGATGTGGTTTCATAAGAACAGGGTTTCTTTTGCCACTTGAAGGTGTAGCTTACCTCCTCCTGCTCTGTAAGCTTTGTAAAGAATTCATCCACGTTGTCAACAGCGTTTCCATTTTCCAGTCGCTCAAAGACTCGGTCGATAAATTTTGTGTCATTTGAGATGTCTGAGCTCAGCAGTAACTGTGCTACCTGAGAGGGTGACAGTTCTGACAAGGCTTGGGCCTGCAGAAATAGAAAGCAAGAATTCAGGTAGAAGTTATTGTAAAGCGTCAGGGTGGAAAAGTC
This genomic window contains:
- the LOC124855566 gene encoding uncharacterized protein LOC124855566; its protein translation is MNKTYIIISPSFPEFTEQDFFGWFHVKLVPVLASFTPEMLRGCEWDGQGCLCHTSAKTAEIADVLLEYLQDSAAVINQPDCRTGIKTDAQWIETNLGPFSPYITYSELKFFNLSLGALVNVLSPTQKAELIMDPDSGGLEDAILVKEVLTNLTESGDEEQLGQFFQVFTQILQQTNTTFILNAAVRETILNLTLNGLAPKFVSFEVEDYELWFQVYLVPVIASLHPDSLRVIPSNISCESYEAIVTGLMESLEFLPLGISMDVRASLESLQETFPDCAELDSFTCKETHVDEMLICWGVDSSQLQKTLEDNNSTSAVCNFTIIEHACTTPTNLTAGNLATLLTCSVESNKPYVVEVWQLLFHKASPVLSQALDMFATMAPTTMSSAYSNALDALGEVVVKKLTQDQLKSKDAIRSRFQMELRPFLASPSTNFLSCLGTYNFSCQTYQLVLEAFSNQSPLMDNNRKRAVFTHFIRPFLSRKDLPDPGCVSSADGSQLWLQANLGNFSAFATIEDLQTFNPNFSSAQALSELSPSQVAQLLLSSDISNDTKFIDRVFERLENGNAVDNVDEFFTKLTEQEEVPEFQADVRDRIMNKTYIIISPSFPEFTEQDFFGWFHVKLVPVLASFTPEMLRGVTTNMNCTNYHIIVSGMAKVVSAIPQQRLQEIAEVLLEYLQDSAAVINQPDCRTGIKTDAQWIETNLGPFSPYITYSELKFFNLSLGALVNVLSPTQKAELIMDPDSGGLEDAILVKEVLTNLTESGDEEQLGQFFQVFTQILQQTNTTFILNAAVRETILNLTLNGLAPKFVSFEVEDYELWFQVYLVPVIASLHPDSLRVIPSNISCESYEAIVTGLMESLEFLPLGISMDVRASLESLQETFPDCAELDSFTCKETHVDEMLICWGVDSSQLQKTLEDNNSTSAVCNFTIIEHACTTPTNLTAGNLATLLTCSVESNKPYVVEVWQLLFHKASPVLSQALDMFATMAPTTMSSAYSNALDALGEVVVKKLTQDQLKSKDAIRSRFQMELRPFLASPSTNFLSCLGTYNFSCQTYQLVLEAFSNQSPLMDNNRKRTVFTHFIRPFLSRKDLPDPGCVSSADGSQLWLQANLGNFSAFATIEDLQTFNPNFSSAQALSELSPSQVAQLLLSSDISNDTKFIDRVFERLENGNAVDNVDEFFTKLTEQEEVPEFQADVRDRIMNKTYIIISPSFPEFTEQDFFGWFHVKLVPVLASFTPEMLRGVTTNMNCTNYHIIVSGMAKVVSAIPQQRLQEIADVLLEYLQDSAAVINQPDCRTGIKTDAQWIETNLGPFSPYITYSELKFFNLSLGALVNVLSPTQKAELIMDPDSGGLEDAILVKEVLTNLTESGDEEQLGQFFQVFTQILQQTNTTFILNAAVRETILNLTLNGLAPKFVSFEVEDYELWFQVYLVPVIASLHPDSLRVIPSNISCESYEAIVTGLMESLEFLPLGISMDVRASLESLQETFPDCAELDSFTCKETHVDEMLICWGVDSSQLQKTLEDNNSTSAVCNFTIIEHACTTPTNLTAGNLATLLTCSVESNKPYVVEVWQLLFHKASPVLSQALDMFATMDPTTMNSAYSNALDALGEVVVKKLTQDELKSKDAIRSRFQMELRPFLASPSTNFLSCLGTYNFSCQTYQLVLEAFSNQSPLMDNNRKRAVFTHFIRPFLSRKDLPDPGCVSSADGSQLWLQANLGNFSAFATIEDLQTFNPNFSSAQALSELSPSQVAQLLLSSDISNDTKFIDRVFERLENGNAVDNVDEFFTKLTEQEEVPEFQADVRDRIMNKTYIIISPSFPEFTEQDFFGWFHVKLVPVLASFTPEMLRGVTTNMNCTNYHIIVSGMAKVVSAIPQQRLQEIADVLLEYLQDSAAVINQPDCRTGIKTDAQWIETNLGPFSPYITYSELKFFNLSLGALVNVLSPTQKAELIMDPDSGGLEDAILVKEVLTNLTESGDEEQLGQFFQVFTQILQQTNTTFILNAAVRETILNLTLNGLAPKFVSFEVEDYELWFQVYLVPVIASLHPDSLRVIPSNISCESYEAIVTGLMESLEFLPLGISMDVRASLESLQETFPDCAELDSFTCKETHVDEMLICWGVDSSQLQKTLEDNNSTSAVCNFTIIEHACTTPTNFTAGNLATLLTCSVESNKPYVVEVWQLLFHKASPILSQALDMPPPP